The Chloroflexaceae bacterium region CATTGACGGCGATAAAGGCATTCTCGAATATCGTGGCTACCCGATTGAGCAACTGGCCGAGCAAAGCTCCTATCTCGAAGTAGCCTATCTGCTGATCTACGGCGAACTGCCCAGCCGGGACCGCCTGGAGTGGTGGAAGTATCGCATCAGCCGGCACCTCTTCCTGCACAACAGTCTGGTCGAGCTGATCCAGGCCTTTCGTTACGACGCCCACCCGATGGGCATCCTGATCAGCTCGGTCGCGGCGATGTCCACCCTCTACCCGGAAGCCAAGAACGTTCACGATCCCGCCGTGCGCGAGAAGCAGATCTGGCGCATCATCGGCCAGATCCCGACCATCGCGGCCTTCGCCTACCGCCACCGCATCGGGCGGCCCTTCAACCTCCCCGACAACTCGCTGAGCTACACTGCCAACCTGCTGTACATGATGGATTACATGAATCAGCGGGATTACGAGGTGAACCCGGTGCTGGCCAGGGCGCTGGATGTGCTGTTTATTCTACACGCCGACCATGAGCAGAATTGCTCGACCTCAACCATGCGCGGCGTTGGTTCGAGCCGGGCTGACCCCTACTGCGCTCTTTCAGCCGCTGCCGCCGCCCTCTATGGCCCTCTTCATGGCGGCGCCAACGAAGCGGTGCTGCATATGCTGAAGGAGATCGGCACCAAGGCCAACGTGCCGGCCTTCATTGAGAAGGTGAAGAAGGGGGAACGGCGTCTCATGGGCTTCGGTCATCGCATCTACAAGAACTACGACCCGCGCGCCAAGATTATCCGCAAGATAGCCTACGAGGTTTTCGAGGTGACCGAACCCAATCCGCTGCTGGATATCGCCGTCGAGCTTGAACAGATCGCGCTGCGAGACGAGTACTTCATCTCGCGGAAGCTCTACCCGAATGTAGATTTCTATAGCGGCGTGATCTATCAGGCGCTCCGCTTCCCGATTGAATATTTCCCCTTCCTCTTCGCCATTCCTCGGGCTGCGGGGTGGCTGGCCCAGTGGCAGGAGATGCTGGCCGACGAAGAGCAGAAGATTATGCGCCCGCGGCAGATCTACCTCGGCCCGGCCCGCCGCGATTACGTGCCGGTAGACCAGCGCTGATGCGCCATCGGAGACACGGCGCGGCCATCGGCGAGTCTGGGAGGGCGTCGCCCTCCCAGACTGCGTTTCCGGACCTAATCCGCCGCGTAGACCTCGGCGGGGAAGGCGTAGCGCACGCCGGTCAGTTGCTCGGAGACCTCCCACAGCCGCCGGGCCAGCGCCGGATCGTAGGAGCGCGCGTTCGAACGCTGCGGCACAGGGTAGCCACGGGCGCCGCCGGGCCCATCCGGGCCGATGAAGTCGCCGCCGTGGGCATCCGGGGACGTAGCGGCGTAGAGGGTCGGCAGGGCGCCCATCGCGGCGCTCTGGGCGAACACGCGATTGAGCAGGCCCGACAGCGCCTCGCCGAGGGCGAAGCCGTCCATCCGCGGGCCGACCTTCTGCAACTCGGTGTCGGCATAGCCGGGATGGCAGGCCAGGCTGATCGCTCTGGCCCCTGAGGCGGCGAAACGCCGCTGCAACTCATAGGCGAAGAGCAGATTGGCCAGCTTGCTCTGGCCATAGGCCATCCAGCGCTGATAGCCCTTCGAGCCGTCGAGGTTGTCGAAGTTGATCTGCCCGAAGCTGTGGGCCATGCTGCTCACCGTCACCACTCGCGCTCCCGGCGCAGCGAGGATGGCCGGCAGCAGCAAGCCGGTCAGGGCAAAATGCCCCAGATGATTCGTACCGAATTGCAACTCAAACCCATCGGCAGTGCGACGATAGGGCGTCGCCATGACCCCGGCGTTGTTGATCAGCACCGGCAGGGCGCTATAGCGGGTCTGGAAGCGCTCAGCGAAGGCGCGCACACTGCTCAGGTCGGCCAGATCGAGCAGGTCGAGCTCCACCTGCGCCTGTGGATGCACGGCGCGGATCTTCTCGAGCGCGACCTGGCCCTTCGCCGCGTTGCGCACCGCCAGAATGACGCGCGCCCCTTTGCCTGCCAACGCCTTCGCCGCTTCAAAGCCAATGCCGCTGTTGGCGCCGGTGATCACCACCAGCCGGCCTTGCTGGTCAGGCATTGCATCAAGTGTCCAGTGTTGTGCCACGTAGAAACTCCTCAGGCTGCTCATTGCGAGGACATAATGGTTTGGGAGGGCTTCGCCCTCCCAGACCCTCCCCTACGGAACCGCTTTTTCATCATGCCGGGTTTCTGGAAGCAGGTCAAATTCGGACCCGGCGCCGCGCCCGATCCCCAATCGGCTAGGCCGCCTTCAGGGCGTTCATCAGGTCAAGGGCGCCCTTCTTGGCGTCGGCGAAGAGCATCAGCGTGTTGTCGGCGGCGAAGAGCGGGTTGGGAATGCCGGCAAAACCGGGGCTGAGGCTGCGCTTGATGACGATCACGCTGCGGGCCTTGTCAACATTCAGAATGGGCATGCCGGCGATGGGGCTGTTGGGGTTGGTGCGCGCCAGGGGGTTCACCACATCGTTGGCGCCGATCACGATGGCCACATCGGTCTGTTCAAATGTCGGATTGATCTCGTCCATCTCCTTCATCTGCTCGTAGGGGATGTCGGCCTCGGCCAGGAGCACGTTCATATGGCCGGGCATGCGCCCCGCCACGGGATGAATGGCAAACTCGACCTCCACCCCGCGCTCCTCGAGCAAGAGCACCAGGTCGCGCACGGCGTGCTGGGCCTGCGATACAGCCATGCCATAGCCCGGCACGATGACCACCCGCCGCGCTCCCTCCAGCAACAGGGCCAGTTCATCGGCGTGGGCGGCCTTGACCTTGCCGGCGTAGACATCATCGCCGCTTGCCGCCTCGTCAGAAGGCGCCCAGATGCCGAAGAGCACGTTGGTGAGCGAGCGGTTCATGGCCTTGCACATGATACTGGTCAGGATGATGCCCGAAGCGCCCACCAGCGAGCCGGTGATGATCAGCGCGTTATTGTTGAGCACGAAGCCAGTGGCTGCGGCAGCCAGACCGGAGTAGGAGTTGAGCAGCGAGATCACGACGGGCATATCCGCGCCGCCAATGGGGAAGACCAGCGACAGTCCGAGAACGCTCGCAGTGACCACCAGCGCCCAGTAGGCCCAGATGGCGCCCGGATCAATCGCCAGCCAGACGCCAAAGGCCGTGGCGAGGGCCAGGAGCGCGGCGTTGAACATCTGCGCCCCGTTGACACGGATATCGCCCACCAGGCCCTGCAACTTGCCGAAGGCCACCAGGCTGCCCCAGAACGTCACCGCGCCGATCAGCCCCGAAGCGGCGGTGGCGATGGTAAATTGCAGCGGCACGCCAGCGCCAAGCGCCAGCATCTCCAGCAGCGCCGCGCCGGCAACCAGGGTCGAGGCGATGCCGCCAAAGCCATTGAGCAGGGCCACCATCTGCGGCATATCCGTCATCTGCACACGTCTGGCCATCAGCGCGCCGATCCCCGCCCCGACCACGAGGCCGGCGATGATCCACTCGTAGCGCACCACGTGCATATCCAGCAGCGCGGCCACCACGGCGATCAGCATGCCGATCGCCCCCATGCGGTTGCCCCGCACCGCCGTGCGCGGATGGGTCATGCCCTTAATGCCCAGAATGAACAGCACAGCGGCAACCAGATACGCTAGATTGATCAGACTCTCACGCATCGCCGTTAATCCTTCCGCCGGAACATCGCGAGCATCCGCTCGGTTACCAGAAAGCCGCCCACTACGTTGATCGTCGCGAACACCACCGCCAGGAAGCCCAGGATCGTCGTCAGCAGCGAGATCTGGGCCCCCGCGGAAATCACCGCGCCGACCAGCGTGATGCCGGAGATGGCGTTCGAGCCGGACATCAACGGGGTATGCAGCGTCGGCGGGACCTTGGTGATAATCTCAAATCCGACAAAGATGGCAAGCACAAAGACCGTCAGCGCAATAACCAGCAGTTCCACGGATGTCTCCTCACAAGTTCTGGATCGGACTTGATTTTAGAGATGGGCATTCCTCAGTTCGACGGTCGCTCCATAACCCCCTCACAACTCTGTAGAGGTGTGGAGATGTGGAGGTGTGGAGGTATCCATAGGCGCAATGCATTCACAGGCTCACGACGCAACGGTGTCGGCCTGGGCGAGCAACTCGCGGATGCGTGCGTTGGTGACGGCGCCGTTGCGGGTCACCAGCGTCTCGCGCACAATCTCATCGTCGGTGTCAAGGGCCAGCCGGCCATCCTTAACTGCGAGCTTGAGCAGATTGACCAGGTTGCGGCTGTAGAGCTGGCTGGCATGATTGGGCACCGTGGAGGCGATGTTGGTCGGGCCGATAATCGTCACGCCGTACTCGACGACAATTTCGTTCGGGCGCGTCAACTCGCAATTGCCGCCATGCTCGGCGGCCAGGTCAATGATCACCGAGCCGGGCTGCATCCCGGCGACCATGTCGCGGGTGATCAACACCGGGGCGCGTTTGCCGGGAATGGACGCTGTAGTAATCACCACATCGTTCCGCGCGACCACTTCGCTCATCAACTGGCGCTGGCGGCGGTAGAACTCCTCGCCCTGGGCCTTGGCATAGCCGCCCTTGTCCTCACTGTCGCCCGTTTCGAGAGGCAACTCGACGAACCTGGCCCCGACGCTCTCCACCTGCTCCTTCACCGCCGCACGGACGTCGTAGGCTTCGACGCGGGCGCCCATGCGCTTGGCGTGGGCGCAGGCCTGCAGCCCGGCGACGCCGGCGCCGATCACGAAGACGCGGGCGGGGGTAATTGTGCCAGCGGCGGTCATCAGCATCGGGAACATGCGCGGGAGATGCATAGCCGCCAGGATGGACGCCTTGTAGCCAGCAATGGTGGCCATGGACGAAAGCGCGTCCATACTCTGCGCGCGGCTGATACGCGGCACCAGTTCCACGGCCAGCGCGTTGACGCCGCGCTCGGCGAGGGCGGCAATCTGCCGCGGCTCCCAGAGCGGATCGAGGAACGCCAGCATGGTCTGCCCGGCGCGCAGGAGCCGCAGATCGGCTTCGGCCTGCAATGGCGCCGCGCCGCCCGCGCGCACCTGGAAGAGGATATCGGCCGCTGCGAACACCTCGGCGCGCGAGGCGGCCACCCTGGCGCCGCGTTCGACGTACTGCGCATCAGGAAAACCGGCCCGCAGCCCGGCGCCCGTCTCGATCACCACCTCCAACCCCAGCTTCTTGAGCGTGGGCACATCGCCGGGAACCAGCGCCACACGCTGCTCTCCGGGAAAGACCTCCTGTGGAACGCCAACAATCATGGAAACCCCCGTGCACGATGCGACAGATGCTCGCCGCAAATGATCCACAGAGCGGCTCGCACGACGCTGTGCAAGACCCTTTCATAGTCTTGAACTGCCCTGGGCACTTGAGGCTTCAAGTATACCACACCTTGGCGCATTTGGGAATTGCTTCACAGATGCTAAAATGGTTGACGAGCGCCCCCTGGATCTTTATACTGTCAGGTATCCGCAGGCCAGCAAACGAAGAATTGTATTCAAACGCCACCCCCTGGCCCGATGCTCAGGCCAGAGCAAGCCGGAATTATGTGGACAGGCAGAAGTGTCGGGGGTCAGCGTATGCACCCTGCGTCCGGGCCATACAACTCGCCCGCTGCCACGTCCGTGGCGGAGAAGCGCCTCGCGAGCATCGCCGTTGCGACGCGCCGCGAAGGGGGCCTTATCGAGCCGCAGATAGCGGCCGGCAGTCCCTTTGCCCAACTCCGTGTCGCTTCGGCGCGCATGGGCGGATTGGCGCTGGCCCTGAGCGCCGCGGCCCTCGCCGCAGCGGCGCAGCACCTCTTTTCGCAACGCGCCGCGTTTTCGTGGACGGCGCTGGGCCTGGCGGCGCTGGCGGTCGCGGCTATTAGCCTGGCCTTCGCCAGACGGCCGTTGTGGTGGATGCGCAGCGCCGGTCCTGAGGAGCGACGCCGCGACACCACCGCCCTGCCATTGACGCGGTGGCGGGTCGGATTGCTGCTGGCCGCGGGACTGCTGATACTGCTCACCCTCACGGCCCTGGCCGGCGACCGACCCGACGCGCCACGGCCGGATCTGAACTGGACCCTGGCGTCCTGGGCTATGGCAGTGGGTTGCTATCTGGCGGCAACAGCTACTCCCGGCGGATGGTTGCGGCGCCCGCGCTTCACCCCCGCAGTCTTGCTCGCGCCTCTGGCGATCGGAGCGCTTGCGCTGCTGCTGCGGGTATGGAACATCGGCGCCATCCCGCCCACTCTGAGCGGCGATGAGGGGTCACAGGGGTTAGAGGCCGTGCGCGTGCTCGCAGGGGCGATCCAGAATCCCTTCAGCACCGGCTGGCTAGGGGTGCCGACAATGAGCTTCTACTTCAATGCGCCAGGCATCGCCCTGCTCGGCCAGAACGCCGCTGGCCTGCGCCTGCCCTGGGCGCTCGTCGGCGCAGCCACGGTGATCGCCGCCTATGCTCTGGTCGCCCGGCTGCACGGCCATACCCTGGCGCTGATCAGCGCCGCGCTCCTGGCGGGTTATCACTACCACATCCACTTCTCACGGCTCGGCTCGAACCAGATCGCCGATGGCCTCTTCGCCACCCTGGCGCTGCTCTGCCTCTACCGGGGCTATGACCGGCGCAGTCCGTTCGATTATGCCCTCTGCGGCGCAGTGGTCGGCGCGGCGCAGTACTTCTACGCGGGGGCGCGCTTCGCCGGCATCCTGATCGCCGCCGTGGTGGTTGTGCTGGCCCTGCGCGATGGGCGGCGCTTCTGGCGCGAGCAGGGCCGGGGCGTGGCCGTCCTGGCGGGCGCGGCGTTGCTCAGCGCGGCGCCGATGATCCAGTACGCCCTCCGCTTCCCCGATGCGTACAATGCCCGCCTCAACGCCGTCGGCATCATCCAGAGCGGCTGGCTGGAGCGCGAGCAGGTCATCCTCAACCAGGGCGCCCTGCCGATCCTGGTTGACCAGTTCTGGCGCGCGGCGCTGGCCTACAACGCCTATCCGGATCGCACGGTGTGGTATGGTTCGCCGCGACCCCTCTTCGACCTGGCCCACGGCGCACTCTTCATCCTGGGGTTGGGATTCGCCCTCACGCGCCTCCTGGACCGGCGGATCTTCCCCCTCGTGGCCTGGTGGGGCGGAGCGATTGTGCTGGGCGGCATGCTCACCGAAAGCCCGCCCTCGAGCCAGCGCCTGGTGACCACGGCCATTCCGGCGATCATCTTCGTTGCGCTGGGGCTGACCCTGCTGGTCCAGGGCCTGGGCCAGGCCCTGGGCGCGTTGCACCCGCGGCGTCTGGCGCCCGTCCTGGGCGTCGCCACGGCGGTCCTGGCGGCGCTGAGCGTGCGCTACTACTTCGTTGAGTATACGCCTACGCGGGTCTATGGCAACCTCAACGCCGTGCTGGCCACCGAACTGGCCCACTACGCCAATAACCGTCTCGCCCCCGATAGCCGGCTGGTCTTCTTCGGCTGGCCGCGGATGAGCTCGGATTTCGGCACGCTTCCCTACCTGGCCCCGCACCTCGAACGGGTTGACGTGCACGATCCGCTGGAAGAACCGGTCAGCCCGGCGCTGGCCGCCCGCGACCGCCAGACGGTCTTCGTCTTCGTGCCCGAGCGAGCTGGCGAACTGGACCTGGTGCGGTTCGCCTTTCCGAACGGCGCGGTCGAGCACGTGCCCTCGCCCGTGGACGGAGCGCTGCTCTTTAGCATGTACCAGTTGCCAGGTGAAGAATTCCTTGCTAAACAGTGAACAAACCTCCTCTCACAAGAAAGACCCTTCACCTGACATTTCGGAGCCCGTGGCATATGATTGCAGGCAGAACTAAACGCGTGTAGAACTTGCTGCTGGCGGAGGAGCGCCATTGTGGCGTTCCCTGGCCATCCGTTGCGCGCGTGCGGGCGGATGACGGCAAGTCACTAGTGGAGAGGAACAGGCCGATGACGACCCTGGACACCGATACGCTGGAGATGGTGCTGACGACCCTTCGCGACTACGCGGCGAAGCGACTCAAGCCCGAGTACCTGCGGGAGCTCGACGAGCGCGACGAATTCCCGCACGACGTCCTCCGCGACCTCTACGATCCTGAGAAGTTTGGACTGCATCTCATCTTCATCCCCGAGGAGTATGGCGGTCTCGGCGGTGGCGCCTACGATGTCTACCGCGTTTCGGAGCAGATGGCCCGCATCGATCTCGGCATTGCGACCGGTGTACTGGCGACCTTCCTCGGCACCGATCCGATCGTGGTGGGAGGAACCGAGGAGCAGAAGGCCTACTGGATGGGCCGTATCGCTTCTGAGGGTCTCCTGGTGGCCTACGGAGCGACGGAGCCGCAGGCCGGCTCGGACCTCGGCACCCTGACAACCAGGGCCGTCCCGGTTGAAGAGAACGGCAAGATTATCGGCTACAAGCTGACGGGCCGGAAGCAGTGGATCTCGAACGGCGGGGTGGCCAAGCTCTACACCATTCTGGCCAACGCTCCGGGCGGCATCTCCTGGTTCATTATGGAGGCCGGGCAGCCGGGCTTCAGCTACGGCAAGCCGGAGGACAAGCATGGCATTCGCGCCTCGAACACTGCGGCTCTGTTCCTCGACGAAGTGTTCGTGCCTGTCGAGAACCTGGTGGGCGGGGTCGAGGGCCAGGGTCTGGCGCAGGCCCAGGCGGTGTTTGGCTACACCCGCCTGATGGTCGGCTCGTTTGGTCTGGGGGCCGGCTGGGCGGCTCTCGAGCGGGCCATTCGCTACAGCCAGACCCGCGTGCAGGGCGGCGGGCTGCTCTCCACCAAGCAGGCCTACACCCACAAGCTCCTCGTGCCGAACGCCGTGCGCCTCGAGGCCTCGCGGGCCTACATCGAGTGGGTCGCCGATCGCATCGACGGCGGCGATCCCGATCAGCAGACCGAGGGCGCTGTGGCGAAGTACTTCGCCACCGAGAGCGGCAACAAGGCGGCCGAGGATGCCATTCAGGCCCACGGCGGGTACGGCTACACCAAGGAGTACATGGTTGAGAAGATCAAGCGCGATGTGCGCATCACCTGCATCTACGAGGGCACCTCGGAGATTATGGAGTGGACCATTGCGCGCGACCGCTGGCAGCTCCACCTGAAGACCCGCGGTGCCTTCTACAACGACTGGGCCGCCCAGCTTGAGCAACTGGCTCGCCAGCACCCGGACAGCGGCGCAGCGACGGCGGCCCTGGCGATGCGCGCCCTGGCGGTCATTCTCGAACGCGCGCGCATTGACCGGCTCACCCGCAACCAGCACATCCTGTTCCGCCTCGGTGAACTGATCGCCTGGGCCGAGACCGCAGCAATCTTCAGCGAGCGGGCCGCCACCAAGCCCAGCACGGCTGTGCCCTTCTCGCAGGACACGCTCAAGACCATGGCCCGCGTCCACGCCCGCGAGGCGGCGATGAAGGTCGCCGCCGACGGGCTGCGCTGGTGCATTGGCGCCGGCCAGACCGATCCGAATCTGGCCGGGAGCATCAACCTGCCGGCCATTTTCAATGCCCAGGCCGGCCAGATCGAGGACATGAACGTCGTCGCTCAGCGCCTGATCGAGGCGTTCCCGGCGGAGTAGCCATCCATTCGCCTCCACCTGCCCCCCGCTCCCGCGCAAGCGGGAGCGGGGATGCGCGCAAAGACAGGTGGAGCACGTAAAGGAGCGATCCACTATGGATATGTCAAACCGCGCCATTGCCATTGTCGGCCTGGGCGCCATCCTCCCCGACGCGCCGAACGCCCGGGCCTTCTGGGAGAATATTCTGGCAAAGCGCTACAGCATCACGGAAACACCGCCTGAGCGCTGGCTGATCAGTGACTATTACGACCCTGACCCCAGCGCCCCCGATAAGACCTACTCCAAGATCGGCGGCTGGGTCCGGGGCTTTAAATTCGACTGGCAACGCTTCCGCATCCCGCCCCGCGTGGCCGCCGCGATGGACGAGGGCCAGCAGTGGGCGGTGACCATCGCCGCCGAGGCTCTGGCCGATTATGGCTACCCTGACCGCCCGCTCAACACCGAGAATACCGGTGTGATCCTCGGAACGGCCATGGGCGGCGAGTTGCACTACCTGACCAACCAGCGGGTCATCTTCCCGGAATACGCCCGCTACCTCAGCAACACGCCGGCCTTCCAGGCCCTGCCGCCCGATGTGCGCGCGGCCATCCTGGCCCAGTTCCACGCCGAGATGGACCGCACCCTGCCCCCCATCACCGAAGACTCGATGCCGGGCGAATTGCCCAACATCGTGGCCGGGCGGGTGGCCAATGTGCTTAACCTGCGCGGGCCGAACTTCATCACCGACGCCGCCTGCGCCTCGACCTTCGCCGCCGTGGCCGCCGCGGTCGAGATGCTCAGCGAAGGCCACGTGGACGCGGTAATCACCGGCGGCGTGGACCGCAACATGGGTCCCTCGACCTTCGTGAAGTTCTGCAAGATCGGCGCCCTCTCGGCGACCGGCACGCGCCCCTTCGGCGACGGCGCCGACGGCTTCGTGATGGGCGAAGGGGCGGTGACCTTCCTGCTCAAGCGCCTGGCCGACGCCGAGCGCGACGGCGATACGATCTACGCCGTCATTCGCGGCGTGGGTGGCTCCTCGGATGGCAAGGGCAAGGGAATTACGGCGCCTAACCCCGTCGGCCAGGTCTACGCCATCGAGCGCGCCTGGCGCAACGCCGGCATCGACCCCGCCACCGCCACCCTGGTGGAGGCCCACGGTACCAGCACCCGCGTCGGCGACGTGACCGAGGTTGAGAGCCTCACCAAGGTGTTCGGCGGCGCGGAGCGCGGACGCATCGGCCTTGGCTCGGCCAAGAGCAACATCGGCCACCTCAAGGCCGGCGCCGGCGCGGCCGGCTTGCTCAAGGCGGTCTTCGCCATCCACGAGAAGATCCTGCCGCCCACGCTTAACTGTGAGCGGCCTAACCCGAACATCGACTTCAACGCCACGCCGTTCTATCTGCTCAACGAAGCCCGCGAGTGGGAGCGTCCCGGCAACGCGCCGCGGCGAGCCGGGGTGAGCGCCTATGGCTTTGGCGGCACCAACTTCCACGTGGTGCTGGAGGAATATATTCCGGGCATGATCCGCACCGAGCCGCAGCGCTATCAGGGGGTCGAGGTGCCTAATCCGGGCGGCGGTTCGGGCAGTTCGAGCGGTCACTACACTGCTCCGGCGAAAGTGGCCCAGAAGCCGCCCCTGCGCGGCATCCTGGCCCTTGGCGCCGATACGCCTGCTGAACTGAGCGCCCGTCTCGACGAGGTGATGCGCAGGGTTGAGGCAGGCTGGACGCCACCGGTGGCGGCGCCCGATCCCGCCGACCTGCGCAAGGCCGAGCGGCTGGTGATCGACTTCGCCGACCACGCCGACCTGCTCGATAAGCTCGCCAAGGCCCGCAAAGCCGCCAGCCTCAACGCTCCCGCCGCCTGGAAGCCCCTGGCGGCGCAGGGCATTTTCCGCGGCAGCGGCAAGGTTCCCGGCAAAGTGGCCTTCCTCTTCCCCGGCCAGGGATCGCAGTACGTCAACATGGGCCGCGAACTGGCGAAGGTCTCGCCCGCCGTGGCCGCCGTTTTCGCCGAGGCCGACCGGGTGATGACGCCCATCCTGGGCCGCCCGCTCACCGACTATCTCTTCGTGGATAGCAACGACCCCGAGCGCCTCAAAGAGGCTGAACGGGCCTTGATGCAGACGGCGATCACCCAGCCGGCGATGCTCACCCTCGACATCGCCCTGCTGACCCTGCTGGCCGAGTATGGCATCAAGCCGGATATGGTGATGGGCCACTCGCTTGGCGAGTACGGCGCGCTGGTGGCCGCTGGCATCATGCCCTTCGCCGAGGCCCTCGAGGCCGCTGCGGCCCGCGGGGCCGAGATGACCAAGGTCAGCGTCGAGGACAATGGCTGGATGGCCGCAGTGATGGCCCCGCTCGATGTGATCGAGGCCACGCTGAAAGAGGTTGACGGGTACGTCATTCCCGCCAATCTCAACAGCTACAGCCAGGCGGTGATCGGCGGCAACAGCAAGGCGGTCGAGCAGGCCATCAATGTGTTTACCGCCAGGGGCTACCAGGCCCAGCGCATCCCGGTGAGCCACGCCTTCCACACCCGCATCGTCGCCCCGGCCTCCAAGCCGCTGCGCAAGGTGCTCGACCGGCTCCACATCGCTCCGCCTAAACTGCCGCTGGTGGCCAATGTGACCGGCGAACTTTACCCCACCACCGTCGAGGAGATCAAGGACATCCTGGAGAAGCAGATCGCCTCTCCGGTGCAGTGGGTCAAGGGTCTGGAGACCCTCTATCGCGAGGGTTGCCGGATCTTCGTCGAGTGCGGCCCCAAGAAGGCTCTCAAGGGCTTCGTGGACGATGTGCTGGGCGGGAAGCCCGATGTGGTCTCGCTCTTCACCAACCATCCGAAGACTGGCGAGATCGCCAGCTTCAACCAGGCCCTCTGCGGGCTGTACGCCACCGGTCTGGGCGCCGAACCGGCCCAGGAGGAGGCGCAGCCGCAGCCCGAAGCGGCCGCTCCGGCCCGGCCGCACCTGCCCGCCGTGAATGGCGAGGCGGCGCAGGCTTCATCGGTAGAGGATACGATCGTGACCCGCAAGAATGGCAACGGCGCCTCCACGAACGGCGCAACGAGCCTCGCCGACCTTGGCCAGTTGCTGGCGCAGGCGCTGCAACAGGCCAGCGCGCGGCCCGTAGCAACCGCCGGGCAGCCTGAGGTCTATGACCGCAACCTGCCGCCCGCCGGTTCAGTGGTGATCTCCGGCACCGGTCTCGGTCTGCCCGGCGCGGAAAAGCCGGTGATGGCCGAGGATAATGTCGAGCGCATCCTGCGCGGTGAGCAGTTCGTGGATCTCATCCCCGAGCGCTTCCGCCGCAAGATGGTGAAGAAGGGCGTGACCCGCGTGGTCAAGGGCGAGGATGGCGGTGGCAGCTTCCAGACGATTGACAGCCCCGATGATGTCATTCGCCTGGCCGGGCGCCCCGGCTACTTCGACCTCAGCGCGGAGTACGGCGTGCCCGCGAAGCTGGTCGAGGCCCTGGACATCACCTCGCAACTGGCAATCGCCGCCGGTCTTGACGCCCTGCGCGAAGCCGGCATTCCCCTGGTCCAGACTTACCGCAAGA contains the following coding sequences:
- a CDS encoding Re/Si-specific NAD(P)(+) transhydrogenase subunit alpha; this translates as MIVGVPQEVFPGEQRVALVPGDVPTLKKLGLEVVIETGAGLRAGFPDAQYVERGARVAASRAEVFAAADILFQVRAGGAAPLQAEADLRLLRAGQTMLAFLDPLWEPRQIAALAERGVNALAVELVPRISRAQSMDALSSMATIAGYKASILAAMHLPRMFPMLMTAAGTITPARVFVIGAGVAGLQACAHAKRMGARVEAYDVRAAVKEQVESVGARFVELPLETGDSEDKGGYAKAQGEEFYRRQRQLMSEVVARNDVVITTASIPGKRAPVLITRDMVAGMQPGSVIIDLAAEHGGNCELTRPNEIVVEYGVTIIGPTNIASTVPNHASQLYSRNLVNLLKLAVKDGRLALDTDDEIVRETLVTRNGAVTNARIRELLAQADTVAS
- a CDS encoding glycosyltransferase family 39 protein, whose amino-acid sequence is MHPASGPYNSPAATSVAEKRLASIAVATRREGGLIEPQIAAGSPFAQLRVASARMGGLALALSAAALAAAAQHLFSQRAAFSWTALGLAALAVAAISLAFARRPLWWMRSAGPEERRRDTTALPLTRWRVGLLLAAGLLILLTLTALAGDRPDAPRPDLNWTLASWAMAVGCYLAATATPGGWLRRPRFTPAVLLAPLAIGALALLLRVWNIGAIPPTLSGDEGSQGLEAVRVLAGAIQNPFSTGWLGVPTMSFYFNAPGIALLGQNAAGLRLPWALVGAATVIAAYALVARLHGHTLALISAALLAGYHYHIHFSRLGSNQIADGLFATLALLCLYRGYDRRSPFDYALCGAVVGAAQYFYAGARFAGILIAAVVVVLALRDGRRFWREQGRGVAVLAGAALLSAAPMIQYALRFPDAYNARLNAVGIIQSGWLEREQVILNQGALPILVDQFWRAALAYNAYPDRTVWYGSPRPLFDLAHGALFILGLGFALTRLLDRRIFPLVAWWGGAIVLGGMLTESPPSSQRLVTTAIPAIIFVALGLTLLVQGLGQALGALHPRRLAPVLGVATAVLAALSVRYYFVEYTPTRVYGNLNAVLATELAHYANNRLAPDSRLVFFGWPRMSSDFGTLPYLAPHLERVDVHDPLEEPVSPALAARDRQTVFVFVPERAGELDLVRFAFPNGAVEHVPSPVDGALLFSMYQLPGEEFLAKQ
- a CDS encoding NAD(P)(+) transhydrogenase (Re/Si-specific) subunit beta encodes the protein MRESLINLAYLVAAVLFILGIKGMTHPRTAVRGNRMGAIGMLIAVVAALLDMHVVRYEWIIAGLVVGAGIGALMARRVQMTDMPQMVALLNGFGGIASTLVAGAALLEMLALGAGVPLQFTIATAASGLIGAVTFWGSLVAFGKLQGLVGDIRVNGAQMFNAALLALATAFGVWLAIDPGAIWAYWALVVTASVLGLSLVFPIGGADMPVVISLLNSYSGLAAAATGFVLNNNALIITGSLVGASGIILTSIMCKAMNRSLTNVLFGIWAPSDEAASGDDVYAGKVKAAHADELALLLEGARRVVIVPGYGMAVSQAQHAVRDLVLLLEERGVEVEFAIHPVAGRMPGHMNVLLAEADIPYEQMKEMDEINPTFEQTDVAIVIGANDVVNPLARTNPNSPIAGMPILNVDKARSVIVIKRSLSPGFAGIPNPLFAADNTLMLFADAKKGALDLMNALKAA
- a CDS encoding citrate synthase, whose product is MGKDTLTITDNRTGMTYEIPIEHNTIRATDLRKIRVSEDDFGLMSYDPAFMNTAACKSTITYIDGDKGILEYRGYPIEQLAEQSSYLEVAYLLIYGELPSRDRLEWWKYRISRHLFLHNSLVELIQAFRYDAHPMGILISSVAAMSTLYPEAKNVHDPAVREKQIWRIIGQIPTIAAFAYRHRIGRPFNLPDNSLSYTANLLYMMDYMNQRDYEVNPVLARALDVLFILHADHEQNCSTSTMRGVGSSRADPYCALSAAAAALYGPLHGGANEAVLHMLKEIGTKANVPAFIEKVKKGERRLMGFGHRIYKNYDPRAKIIRKIAYEVFEVTEPNPLLDIAVELEQIALRDEYFISRKLYPNVDFYSGVIYQALRFPIEYFPFLFAIPRAAGWLAQWQEMLADEEQKIMRPRQIYLGPARRDYVPVDQR
- a CDS encoding NAD(P) transhydrogenase subunit alpha, with product MELLVIALTVFVLAIFVGFEIITKVPPTLHTPLMSGSNAISGITLVGAVISAGAQISLLTTILGFLAVVFATINVVGGFLVTERMLAMFRRKD
- a CDS encoding oxidoreductase, whose product is MAQHWTLDAMPDQQGRLVVITGANSGIGFEAAKALAGKGARVILAVRNAAKGQVALEKIRAVHPQAQVELDLLDLADLSSVRAFAERFQTRYSALPVLINNAGVMATPYRRTADGFELQFGTNHLGHFALTGLLLPAILAAPGARVVTVSSMAHSFGQINFDNLDGSKGYQRWMAYGQSKLANLLFAYELQRRFAASGARAISLACHPGYADTELQKVGPRMDGFALGEALSGLLNRVFAQSAAMGALPTLYAATSPDAHGGDFIGPDGPGGARGYPVPQRSNARSYDPALARRLWEVSEQLTGVRYAFPAEVYAAD